The Aequorivita sublithincola DSM 14238 genome window below encodes:
- a CDS encoding T9SS type A sorting domain-containing protein — protein MKNLILIASLFFFSISAFSQSYKPLLDNINEWHVTTCYFGCLTDKYYTTGDTIVDGKSYKILDGYHFISRTFLIREDVPNKKVYLNIVGQGFPDEFLLYDFSLNVGDTFNMQNPISPFPQDGGPFVLDSIIKRPLVDGNEYDHFYFSPTPDNTTSTENAVWVEGVGSQSLINAPGGHPNINAAGALSCFFKNTEVFYANLDSIDDCIPVFLNTKTNNLEKVIASKKITSNNCILSNTEEVKNVTIFDLNGKMLDKVINNRKNAITIDLSKYQNGLYILLATGYGDTKKSFKIVK, from the coding sequence ATGAAAAATTTGATATTAATTGCGAGTTTATTCTTTTTTAGTATTTCAGCTTTTTCACAAAGTTATAAACCACTTCTAGATAATATTAATGAATGGCATGTTACCACTTGCTATTTTGGGTGTTTGACAGACAAATATTACACAACTGGAGACACTATTGTTGATGGAAAGAGTTATAAGATTTTAGACGGGTATCATTTTATTTCTCGTACATTTTTAATTCGTGAAGATGTGCCGAACAAAAAGGTCTATCTAAACATAGTAGGCCAAGGATTTCCTGATGAATTTTTGTTGTATGATTTCTCGCTGAATGTAGGTGATACTTTCAATATGCAAAACCCTATAAGTCCGTTTCCGCAGGATGGAGGGCCTTTTGTTCTGGATTCAATCATCAAAAGACCTTTGGTAGATGGCAATGAATACGATCATTTTTATTTTTCGCCAACTCCAGACAATACAACAAGTACGGAGAATGCAGTTTGGGTAGAAGGAGTTGGGTCACAATCATTAATAAATGCGCCTGGCGGTCATCCTAATATCAATGCCGCAGGTGCTTTGAGTTGTTTTTTTAAAAATACGGAAGTGTTTTATGCCAACTTAGATTCTATTGACGATTGCATTCCAGTTTTCTTAAATACTAAAACGAATAACTTGGAAAAGGTAATTGCTTCAAAGAAAATTACTAGTAATAACTGTATTTTGAGTAATACTGAGGAAGTAAAAAACGTAACCATTTTCGACCTTAATGGAAAAATGCTTGATAAGGTAATCAATAATAGAAAAAACGCCATTACCATTGATTTGTCAAAGTATCAGAATGGTTTGTATATTCTTTTAGCAACTGGATATGGTGACACTAAAAAGTCTTTTAAAATAGTGAAATAA
- the hutH gene encoding histidine ammonia-lyase: MQETHYISSEILDLASVKDIIENHKTLALSEEAQLNIRKSREYLIDKMKDNETPVYGINTGFGSLCNVKISSENLSKLQENLVMSHACGTGEFVPKPIIKLMLLLKIQSLSYGYSGVQIETVERLIDFYNNDILPVIYNQGSLGASGDLAPLAHLSLPLLGKGEVYYGGDRISSEKMMKKFNWEPITMQAKEGLALLNGTQFMSAYGVYCLLKSYKLSYMADLIGAISVDAFDCNMSPYNALVHLVRPHRGQVKTAEQILEFLEGSELGLSEKKNVQDPYSFRCIPQVHGATKDTLHFVHKTFKTEINSVTDNPNIFVKEDLIISGGNFHGQPLALALDYLAIAMAELGNISERRTYQLVSGLRELPAFLVNNPGLNSGFMIPQYTAASIVSQNKQLATPASVDSIVSSNGQEDHVSMGANGATKCLRVIENIETILAIELMNASQALKFREPKKSSPFVESFLKPYRSIVSFIEDDRLMADDIHASVAFIQSLDVDAEVLFA, encoded by the coding sequence ATGCAAGAAACACATTACATAAGTTCAGAAATTCTAGATTTGGCTTCGGTTAAGGATATTATTGAAAACCATAAAACGCTAGCGCTTTCTGAAGAAGCACAGCTCAATATTCGGAAATCCAGAGAGTATCTTATTGATAAAATGAAGGACAATGAAACGCCTGTTTATGGTATAAACACTGGTTTTGGTTCTCTGTGTAATGTAAAAATTTCATCTGAAAATCTTTCGAAACTACAAGAAAACCTTGTAATGTCTCACGCTTGCGGTACTGGTGAATTTGTGCCGAAACCAATCATAAAATTAATGCTTTTGTTGAAAATACAATCATTGAGTTATGGTTATAGTGGCGTGCAAATTGAAACCGTTGAAAGGTTAATAGATTTTTATAACAATGATATTTTACCAGTTATTTACAACCAAGGAAGCTTAGGCGCTTCGGGAGATTTAGCTCCATTGGCGCATCTTTCGCTTCCATTGCTCGGTAAAGGCGAAGTGTATTATGGGGGTGATAGGATTTCTTCTGAAAAAATGATGAAGAAGTTTAATTGGGAACCTATCACGATGCAAGCAAAAGAAGGTTTGGCATTGCTTAATGGAACTCAGTTTATGAGTGCCTACGGCGTTTATTGTCTTTTGAAAAGCTATAAACTTAGCTATATGGCAGACTTGATTGGCGCTATTTCCGTAGATGCTTTTGATTGTAATATGAGTCCGTATAATGCATTGGTTCATTTAGTGCGTCCACACCGCGGACAAGTAAAAACCGCTGAACAGATTTTAGAATTTTTGGAAGGAAGTGAATTGGGTCTTTCTGAAAAGAAGAATGTGCAGGATCCATATTCTTTCCGTTGTATTCCGCAGGTTCACGGCGCTACAAAGGATACTTTGCATTTTGTGCATAAAACGTTTAAGACGGAAATCAATTCTGTAACAGACAATCCTAATATTTTTGTTAAGGAGGATTTAATTATTTCCGGTGGAAATTTTCACGGGCAACCTTTGGCTTTAGCGCTTGATTATTTGGCAATTGCAATGGCTGAGTTGGGGAATATTTCAGAAAGAAGAACCTATCAATTGGTTTCTGGTTTGCGGGAATTACCAGCTTTTTTGGTCAATAATCCAGGACTTAACAGCGGGTTTATGATACCTCAATACACGGCTGCAAGCATAGTGAGCCAGAATAAACAACTTGCCACGCCAGCTTCGGTAGATTCTATTGTTTCTTCAAACGGACAAGAAGACCACGTAAGTATGGGTGCAAACGGCGCCACAAAATGTTTACGCGTTATTGAAAACATTGAAACGATACTTGCTATTGAGTTGATGAATGCTTCACAAGCCCTAAAATTCAGAGAGCCGAAAAAATCTTCACCTTTTGTGGAATCATTCTTAAAGCCTTACCGCTCTATAGTTTCTTTTATTGAAGATGATAGATTGATGGCAGATGATATTCATGCGAGTGTTGCTTTTATTCAATCGTTAGACGTTGATGCCGAAGTCTTGTTTGCATAA
- a CDS encoding TlpA family protein disulfide reductase codes for MKRLSLFALVLFVISCKQEEKPEYFVINGTVANNTAETAMVRGNDFEAKIPIDANGVFADTLHLKNDGFYELYVGRERTEVYLEKGKSLSVNLNADEFDESVKYTGDLASVNNFLAAKYLWGEQKMDSKEVFLLDENNFKQRLSQNQKSLDSLYAANKIDNENFKKKLDEEAKYSHALMLENYKDAHRYYSGDETYRVSDDFYDELKNINYKDTLAYRNSAGYQNLLDAHFNRLVNEETFESGDNNQTVMYLKKVNETLPNGYAKDKIMSSYLNFGLKPDESLDEVFTIYKNSNPNPENLAKLTERYNLLKTITAGNPSPTFNYENHKGGTTDLASLKGKFVYIDVWATWCGPCIREIPSLKAVEKDYHNKNVKFVSISIDEAKDYDKWKAMVSEKDLSGIQLMADNNWKSKFVQDYAILGIPRFILIDPQGNIVSADAPRPSDPMLRKTLDGLL; via the coding sequence ATGAAAAGACTAAGTTTATTTGCTTTAGTGCTCTTTGTAATTTCTTGCAAACAAGAAGAAAAACCAGAATATTTCGTAATTAACGGAACTGTCGCAAACAATACAGCAGAAACCGCAATGGTGCGTGGTAATGATTTTGAGGCAAAAATTCCCATCGACGCGAACGGTGTTTTTGCAGATACCCTTCACCTAAAGAACGATGGTTTTTATGAATTATATGTGGGTCGCGAACGCACAGAAGTTTATCTTGAAAAGGGAAAAAGTCTTTCCGTAAACCTAAATGCAGACGAATTTGATGAAAGTGTAAAATACACTGGCGATTTGGCGAGTGTAAATAATTTCTTAGCCGCCAAATATCTTTGGGGTGAACAAAAAATGGACAGTAAAGAAGTGTTTTTATTGGACGAAAACAACTTTAAACAGCGGTTGTCTCAAAACCAAAAAAGCCTTGACAGTTTATACGCCGCAAATAAAATTGACAATGAAAATTTCAAGAAAAAACTTGACGAGGAAGCAAAATATTCTCACGCACTTATGTTAGAAAACTATAAAGATGCGCACCGTTACTATTCAGGTGATGAGACTTATAGAGTTTCTGACGATTTTTATGACGAGCTTAAAAACATAAATTATAAGGATACACTGGCATATCGTAATTCTGCGGGGTATCAAAATTTGTTGGATGCGCATTTCAATAGATTAGTAAACGAAGAAACTTTTGAAAGCGGCGATAATAACCAAACCGTTATGTACCTTAAAAAGGTAAATGAAACTTTACCAAACGGATACGCAAAGGATAAAATAATGAGTTCTTATTTGAATTTTGGGCTTAAACCTGACGAAAGTTTAGATGAAGTTTTTACTATTTATAAAAACAGCAATCCAAATCCAGAAAACTTGGCGAAACTTACTGAGCGATATAATCTTCTAAAAACGATAACCGCTGGAAATCCCTCACCTACTTTTAACTATGAAAACCATAAAGGTGGCACTACAGATTTGGCATCTTTGAAAGGTAAGTTTGTTTATATAGACGTTTGGGCTACTTGGTGCGGACCTTGCATTCGCGAGATTCCTTCGCTGAAAGCAGTAGAAAAAGATTATCACAACAAAAATGTTAAATTTGTAAGCATTTCCATAGACGAAGCGAAAGATTACGACAAATGGAAAGCAATGGTTTCTGAAAAAGACTTAAGTGGAATTCAACTAATGGCAGATAATAACTGGAAATCGAAATTTGTGCAAGACTACGCAATTTTGGGAATTCCTAGATTCATTTTGATTGATCCCCAAGGAAATATAGTGTCTGCAGATGCGCCACGACCTTCAGACCCAATGCTAAGAAAAACCTTGGACGGATTGCTGTAA
- a CDS encoding Smr/MutS family protein — protein MKIGDKVSVLDDAISGVVTAIKGNEVTVMTTDGFELDFSKQELIVMDGSISKRELSQMDVSSIISEKQNQKPGKTVRTKPKERNLPTMEVDLHINQLVPKTRGLDNYEMLTIQMDTAKRQLDFAISKRIQKVVFIHGVGEGVLRSELEFLFNRYDNLKFYDADYQKYGRGATEVYIFLNK, from the coding sequence ATGAAAATAGGCGATAAAGTTTCAGTGTTGGATGATGCTATTTCGGGCGTGGTTACTGCTATTAAGGGTAATGAAGTTACTGTTATGACCACGGATGGTTTTGAGTTGGATTTTTCAAAACAAGAACTTATTGTTATGGACGGTTCTATTTCAAAAAGAGAATTATCGCAGATGGATGTTTCCTCTATAATTTCAGAAAAACAAAACCAAAAGCCTGGAAAAACAGTTCGTACGAAACCAAAGGAGCGCAATTTACCAACGATGGAGGTTGATCTTCACATCAATCAACTAGTACCAAAAACACGCGGGTTGGACAATTATGAAATGTTAACCATTCAAATGGATACAGCAAAAAGGCAACTGGATTTTGCCATTTCAAAAAGAATTCAAAAGGTTGTTTTTATTCACGGAGTGGGCGAGGGCGTGTTGCGTTCAGAACTTGAATTTCTCTTTAACCGCTACGATAACCTGAAATTTTATGACGCTGATTATCAGAAATATGGGCGCGGAGCTACTGAGGTTTATATCTTTTTGAATAAGTAG
- a CDS encoding T9SS type A sorting domain-containing protein: MKNLLLFSTILLTTAGAFAQLTVKPAGLGASATDSYIYVKDQILYVKGDVNLTKNNPLGDQVASIYLRNNGQLIQGGTGSNNSGNGYLSVQQNTKPTNAFAYYYWCSPVGNTTVGGVGNTNFGLGSIYQDTNARIGEGTKAQLSVNISGKEGFNDPLTISKRWMYIHPTPGTEAEGNYTRINASNGAKAGDGFTMKGVNTGDLGNNTATTTLDQLYEFRGRPNNGDFLIPVSGPVPTGNGTDAMMTLTGNPYPSALDLTQVFNESGNTSLNSIFYYDEDRTKMTHNYSGKPFGYGVWIPGVSGNGEFTNATFYIWNASGGSSGGTPSTRTDFPTRYAPIGQGFMFVGNSLGTVTIKNSHRVFEKEGSGSVFFRPTFDDTNYEETITQDDLSSISTSSEELDTRTPQMRLYVVFDDALTRDILLVFSDQASDGYDRGMDGLSPGGMKSDAYFPVGPDNDRLPYVINSVNYDESKQIPIAFKIKNTSKIRLVVAEEVKKPYQRAYLFDRQENTYKQLTNASIAGVNLTLPPGNYDNRFFIVFHNPDAKRDTPQSEIDAKEAIVASVDFFQNNPAHQLEVRNPKGYTIKSAAIYDMSGKLVIQEKNLGANNKYSFNTGNLSDGVYLVKLTTSEDITIDYRAIVHNK, translated from the coding sequence ATGAAAAACCTATTACTTTTTTCCACAATACTTTTAACAACTGCTGGTGCGTTTGCACAGTTGACTGTCAAGCCTGCGGGTTTAGGAGCTTCCGCCACCGACTCTTATATTTATGTGAAAGACCAGATACTCTATGTTAAGGGAGATGTAAATTTAACCAAAAATAATCCTCTTGGTGATCAAGTAGCAAGCATCTATCTACGAAATAATGGACAGCTAATTCAAGGAGGAACTGGTTCTAATAATAGTGGAAATGGTTATTTATCGGTACAACAAAACACAAAACCTACAAATGCTTTTGCTTACTACTACTGGTGTTCTCCTGTTGGAAATACCACTGTGGGAGGAGTTGGAAATACCAATTTTGGATTGGGAAGTATTTACCAAGATACAAATGCCCGAATAGGTGAAGGTACAAAAGCACAGTTAAGTGTAAACATATCTGGTAAAGAAGGTTTTAACGATCCGCTTACTATTTCAAAACGGTGGATGTATATTCATCCAACTCCTGGGACTGAAGCAGAAGGAAACTATACTCGAATTAACGCTTCGAACGGAGCAAAAGCTGGTGACGGCTTTACTATGAAAGGTGTAAATACCGGTGATTTAGGAAACAATACCGCTACTACAACCCTCGATCAACTATATGAATTTAGAGGAAGACCAAATAACGGAGATTTTCTAATTCCTGTTTCAGGACCTGTCCCTACTGGTAATGGCACTGATGCTATGATGACACTTACTGGCAATCCATACCCTTCTGCTCTTGATTTAACTCAAGTTTTTAATGAATCTGGAAATACCTCCTTAAACTCAATATTTTATTATGATGAGGATAGAACGAAAATGACACATAATTATAGCGGAAAACCTTTTGGGTATGGTGTTTGGATTCCCGGAGTTAGTGGCAATGGTGAGTTTACAAATGCTACATTTTATATATGGAACGCATCTGGAGGTAGTTCTGGAGGCACTCCTTCCACAAGAACAGATTTTCCTACAAGATATGCGCCTATAGGGCAAGGATTTATGTTTGTTGGAAACAGCCTTGGGACTGTAACAATTAAAAATTCTCATAGAGTGTTTGAAAAAGAAGGCAGCGGATCTGTTTTCTTTAGGCCCACTTTCGATGACACAAATTATGAGGAAACGATAACTCAAGATGACCTTAGTTCAATTTCTACTTCCTCTGAAGAATTAGACACACGTACACCACAAATGCGTTTATATGTAGTCTTTGACGACGCATTAACGAGAGATATATTATTGGTTTTTTCAGACCAAGCGAGTGATGGATACGATCGCGGTATGGATGGATTGAGTCCAGGAGGAATGAAGTCTGATGCGTACTTTCCTGTAGGTCCAGATAATGACCGCCTTCCATATGTCATCAACTCCGTTAATTACGATGAAAGCAAACAAATACCAATCGCTTTCAAAATAAAAAACACTTCAAAAATACGTTTAGTAGTAGCCGAAGAAGTTAAAAAACCATACCAAAGAGCGTACTTATTTGACCGTCAAGAAAACACTTACAAACAATTGACAAACGCAAGTATAGCTGGAGTTAACCTAACCCTACCTCCTGGAAATTATGACAACAGATTCTTTATAGTTTTCCATAATCCAGATGCAAAACGTGATACGCCACAGTCAGAGATTGATGCAAAAGAAGCTATCGTTGCAAGTGTAGATTTTTTCCAAAACAACCCAGCACATCAGTTGGAGGTAAGAAATCCAAAAGGTTATACCATTAAGTCTGCTGCTATTTATGATATGAGTGGTAAATTGGTGATCCAGGAGAAAAACTTGGGAGCTAACAATAAATATAGCTTCAACACTGGGAATCTTAGTGATGGTGTTTATTTAGTAAAACTTACCACTTCAGAAGATATTACGATAGACTATAGAGCTATTGTTCACAATAAATAA
- the rocD gene encoding ornithine--oxo-acid transaminase, with protein sequence MSVLEQTASQKAIDLENKYGAHNYHPLPVVLNRGEGVYVWDVEGKKYYDFLSAYSAVNQGHCHPKIVDAMTQQAKTLALTSRAFHNDILGKYEKFACEFFNFDKLLPMNTGAEAVETALKICRKWAYEKKGIEENEAEIVVCENNFHGRTTTIISFSNDPVARKHFGPYTKGFIKIEYNNLEQLQQHLESNKNIAGFLVEPIQGEAGVYVPSEGYLKKAKALCEKHNVLFIADEVQTGIARTGRLLATCGDCDCPEKNCSGTPDVKPDLLILGKAMSGGAYPVSAVLANDDIMSVIQPGNHGSTFGGNPVAAAVAIAALSVVKDEKLAENAEKLGKLFRSELNKFIETSNITKLVRGKGLLNAIVINDSEDSDTAWNICLKLRDNGLLAKPTHGNIIRFAPPLVMNEKQLMDCVSIIIKTLKEFEK encoded by the coding sequence ATGTCAGTTTTAGAGCAAACAGCTTCACAAAAAGCAATCGATTTAGAAAACAAATACGGAGCCCACAACTATCATCCGCTTCCTGTGGTTTTGAATAGGGGAGAGGGCGTTTATGTTTGGGATGTGGAAGGCAAGAAATACTACGATTTTCTTTCGGCCTATTCTGCAGTAAACCAAGGACATTGCCATCCAAAAATTGTGGACGCAATGACCCAACAAGCAAAAACACTTGCGTTAACTTCGCGTGCCTTTCATAATGATATTCTTGGGAAGTATGAAAAATTTGCTTGTGAGTTTTTCAATTTCGACAAATTGCTTCCTATGAATACGGGTGCCGAAGCTGTGGAAACCGCTTTAAAAATCTGCCGTAAATGGGCTTATGAAAAGAAAGGAATTGAAGAAAACGAAGCCGAAATCGTGGTTTGTGAAAACAATTTCCACGGGCGTACTACTACAATTATTTCTTTCAGCAATGATCCTGTGGCGCGAAAGCATTTTGGACCTTACACAAAAGGTTTTATAAAAATAGAATACAACAATCTGGAGCAACTTCAGCAACATTTGGAAAGCAATAAAAACATTGCTGGATTCTTGGTGGAACCTATTCAAGGAGAAGCAGGAGTTTATGTTCCTTCTGAAGGGTATTTGAAAAAGGCCAAAGCACTTTGCGAAAAGCACAACGTACTCTTTATTGCAGATGAAGTACAAACAGGCATTGCCCGTACGGGCCGTCTGCTGGCAACTTGTGGCGATTGCGATTGTCCGGAAAAAAACTGTAGCGGTACACCCGATGTAAAGCCAGATCTTTTGATTCTTGGAAAAGCGATGAGTGGTGGCGCTTATCCAGTTTCGGCTGTTTTAGCGAATGACGATATTATGAGTGTTATACAACCAGGAAACCACGGTTCTACTTTTGGTGGAAACCCTGTAGCTGCTGCGGTAGCTATTGCGGCATTGAGTGTGGTTAAAGATGAAAAGCTTGCTGAAAATGCTGAAAAGCTTGGAAAACTTTTCCGAAGTGAACTGAATAAATTTATAGAAACCAGCAATATCACAAAACTTGTTCGTGGAAAAGGATTGTTGAATGCAATTGTGATTAATGATTCTGAGGACAGCGATACTGCTTGGAACATTTGCCTTAAACTTCGCGATAACGGTTTGCTTGCAAAACCTACACACGGAAATATTATTCGTTTTGCGCCGCCATTGGTTATGAACGAAAAGCAACTTATGGATTGTGTTTCAATAATTATTAAAACCTTGAAGGAGTTTGAGAAATAA
- the rlmD gene encoding 23S rRNA (uracil(1939)-C(5))-methyltransferase RlmD translates to MARKNNRLILENLEVIDAGAKGKAIAKAADGRVVFIDNAVPGDVVTVQTFKKKKAFYEASVISVSKYSEKRVEPVCPHFGTCGGCKWQNMGYEHQLFFKQKEIQQNLQRIGKIELPDFQPILGSEKQYFYRNKMEFSFSDNKWLTLDQIKSGKVIENRNALGFHIPGMWDKILDLDICYLQADPSNAIRDFIKAKAEELNLTFFNTRNQEGFLRTLMIRTSSTGEMMVLVQFFHEDKENRKLLLEAIAEEFPQITSLLYVINSKGNDTLYDQEIELFYGRDHIFEEMEGLKFKINAKSFYQTNSEQAYELYKITRDFAGLSGNELVYDLYTGTGTIAQFVAKNAKKVIGVESVPDAIEAAKANAQLNNIENVEFYVGDMKKVFNEEFINTHGKPDIVITDPPRDGMHGDVVAQLLNLAAEKIVYVSCNSATQARDLALLDSKYKVTRVQPVDMFPQTHHVENVVLLEKQ, encoded by the coding sequence ATGGCAAGAAAAAATAATAGACTGATTTTAGAAAACCTTGAAGTGATTGATGCTGGCGCAAAAGGCAAAGCCATTGCCAAAGCTGCAGACGGACGTGTGGTTTTTATTGACAACGCCGTTCCTGGCGATGTGGTTACCGTACAAACTTTTAAAAAGAAAAAGGCTTTTTATGAAGCTTCTGTAATTTCAGTTTCAAAATATTCTGAAAAAAGAGTGGAACCTGTTTGTCCGCACTTCGGAACTTGTGGTGGCTGCAAATGGCAGAATATGGGTTATGAGCATCAGCTTTTCTTTAAGCAAAAAGAAATTCAACAAAATCTACAACGTATCGGTAAAATTGAATTGCCGGACTTTCAACCTATTTTAGGTTCTGAAAAGCAATATTTCTACCGCAATAAGATGGAATTTTCCTTTAGCGACAACAAATGGTTGACGTTGGACCAAATTAAAAGCGGTAAAGTTATTGAAAACCGAAATGCCTTAGGTTTCCATATTCCAGGAATGTGGGACAAGATTTTGGATTTAGATATTTGCTATTTACAGGCAGATCCAAGCAACGCAATCCGTGATTTTATAAAAGCAAAAGCGGAAGAATTAAATCTAACTTTTTTCAACACTAGAAATCAGGAAGGTTTTTTACGAACCTTGATGATTCGTACTTCTTCAACTGGAGAAATGATGGTTTTGGTTCAGTTTTTTCACGAAGATAAAGAAAACAGAAAACTATTGTTGGAGGCCATTGCTGAAGAGTTTCCGCAGATTACTTCACTATTATATGTAATCAATTCCAAAGGAAACGATACATTATACGATCAAGAAATTGAGCTTTTCTACGGAAGAGATCATATTTTTGAGGAAATGGAAGGTTTAAAGTTTAAGATAAACGCTAAATCTTTCTACCAAACCAACAGCGAACAAGCTTATGAACTTTACAAAATAACCCGCGATTTCGCTGGTTTAAGCGGTAATGAACTGGTTTACGATTTATATACTGGAACAGGAACCATTGCACAATTCGTCGCTAAAAACGCAAAGAAAGTAATTGGTGTAGAATCAGTTCCCGATGCTATTGAAGCGGCAAAAGCAAATGCACAATTAAACAATATTGAAAATGTTGAATTCTACGTGGGCGATATGAAAAAGGTTTTCAATGAAGAATTTATAAATACTCACGGAAAACCAGATATTGTAATTACAGATCCGCCACGAGATGGAATGCACGGCGATGTTGTTGCGCAACTATTAAATCTTGCAGCCGAAAAAATCGTCTATGTAAGTTGCAACAGCGCAACCCAAGCTCGGGATTTGGCGCTTTTAGATTCAAAATATAAAGTAACAAGAGTGCAACCAGTTGATATGTTTCCGCAAACGCATCACGTAGAAAATGTTGTACTTTTGGAGAAACAATAA
- a CDS encoding DUF6452 family protein, translating into MFKRIIVLILIIFAFKGCTKDDICPEDTATTPNLIIVFNDIANPANRKKVEVLTVTTDDENAYEVLKLVSTDTIVIPLNTNSDTTKYVFRKSIIVNTDTTKIDDNVMFIYDRKNGYVSRACGFKTEFDNLREEVTNNWIEDVMVNRNTVNDENSAHVTMLH; encoded by the coding sequence ATGTTTAAAAGAATAATTGTCCTCATTCTCATAATTTTCGCCTTTAAAGGCTGTACTAAGGATGATATTTGTCCAGAAGATACTGCTACAACTCCAAATTTGATTATTGTCTTTAATGATATTGCTAATCCAGCAAATCGAAAAAAAGTAGAAGTTTTGACCGTAACAACTGATGATGAAAATGCTTATGAAGTTCTAAAATTGGTCAGTACAGATACAATTGTTATTCCACTAAATACGAATTCAGACACCACAAAATATGTTTTTAGAAAAAGTATTATTGTTAATACTGACACTACAAAAATTGATGATAATGTGATGTTTATCTATGACCGAAAAAACGGTTATGTGAGCCGTGCTTGTGGTTTTAAGACCGAATTTGACAATCTAAGAGAAGAAGTAACCAATAACTGGATTGAAGATGTTATGGTAAACAGAAATACAGTAAATGATGAAAATAGCGCCCACGTTACTATGCTGCATTAG
- a CDS encoding DUF6048 family protein produces the protein MMKIAPTLLCCISLFCGTQAMVAQKKSETTNDTVPKIEKYGIRVGVDLSKPLRTLIEDGYSGFEVMGDFRVTKKFYAAVELGNEKKDWNEPYISSKTSGSYAKIGFDYNAYENWLGMENAITLGLRYGFSTFSQELLSYRIYTDNPAFPTQTIYESQDYTGLTAHWAELIIGVKTEILNNLYLSVNLQLKRKITEDELENFANLYIPGFNRTYDYSKFGVGYGYSISYLIPIFKKTEVKEEIPNP, from the coding sequence ATGATGAAAATAGCGCCCACGTTACTATGCTGCATTAGTCTTTTTTGCGGCACGCAAGCAATGGTGGCGCAAAAAAAGAGTGAAACAACTAACGATACCGTTCCAAAAATTGAAAAATATGGAATTCGTGTAGGTGTAGATTTATCTAAACCTCTAAGAACACTAATTGAAGACGGCTATTCAGGTTTTGAGGTTATGGGTGATTTCCGGGTGACCAAAAAGTTCTATGCCGCTGTGGAATTAGGAAACGAAAAGAAAGATTGGAATGAACCATATATTTCCTCCAAAACCAGCGGAAGCTATGCCAAAATTGGTTTTGATTACAACGCTTATGAAAACTGGCTTGGAATGGAAAACGCCATTACACTCGGACTTCGTTACGGATTTTCAACATTTAGTCAGGAGCTTTTAAGCTATAGAATCTATACGGATAACCCTGCTTTCCCTACCCAAACAATTTATGAATCTCAAGATTACACTGGTTTAACAGCGCATTGGGCCGAATTGATTATTGGTGTAAAAACGGAAATACTAAATAACCTTTATCTTTCAGTAAATCTTCAATTAAAAAGAAAAATCACCGAAGACGAACTAGAAAATTTCGCAAATCTCTATATTCCTGGTTTCAACAGAACTTATGATTATAGTAAGTTTGGCGTAGGTTACGGATATTCAATTTCGTATTTGATTCCTATTTTTAAAAAGACGGAGGTTAAAGAAGAAATCCCCAACCCCTAA